The genomic interval TGATCGCGCAGGTCGTTGAACTTTTCGTGCAACTGCATGATCTCCATCTCGGCCTTCATGTTCACTTCATAGTCGCTCTTTGATTGCAGGCGGTCTTTTTCGGCCTGGCGATTCTGGCTCATCATAATGATCGGGGCAGCGTACGCGGCCTGGAACGACAGCGCCAGGTTGAGCAGGATGAATGGGTAAGGGTCCCAGTGGTTGATGTAGGCCGTCAGGTTCAGCGCCACCCAGATGGCCAGGATGATGCTCTGCAAGATGATAAAAGGCCATGACCCCATGACGGCGGCGAAGCGGTCAGCGACGCGGTCGCCGACCGATAACTGCTCGGCGAATTCGCGCTCGACGTTGCGCACCACGCCTTTGCGGTGGATGAAGCGGCTGACGATCTCGCGCTCGTGCTCACTCAAGAGTTCCATCTCCCTGGCGAGAAATTTCTTCGCCGTCTCGTGTCTCGAAACAGTCATCTGTGATTCCTCCTGAGGCCGATGCGGGGAGAGGCTGCCGAATCCAAAATCGGTAATCCGAAATCCGAAAATCAGGCGCGGCGCTTGAGCAGCACCTTGGCCGTGTAGCTGACCACTACCTCGTCGCGCTGGTTGACGACTTCGTTGAGCATGGTGACGATGCCGCTGCGCTCGTCGCGCTCGGATTTGCCTTCGACTTTCTGGCGGACGCGCACCGTGTCGCCGATGAAGGTCGGCTTGACGAAGCGCAGGCGGTCAAGCCCATAGAAAGCAATGATCGTGTCGGCGGTCTGGCCCATGCGCACAGACAGGCCGGTGGCGATAGAAAAGATCAGCGCGCCGTGAGCGATGCGTTGTTTGAACGGGCCACGCTCGGCCAGTTCTTTGTTGGTGTGAATCTCGTTCCAGTCGCCGGTGATGCCGGCAAAGTTGACGATGTCGGTTTCGGTGATCGTGCGGCCAGCGGTCACGGCCTCTTCGCCGACCGTGAAATCCTCGAAGTATTTGCCCATACGGCTCCTCTCAAAGGTGATGAGTGATGAGTGATGAGTAAAAACGTCGCGGCAGTACGCTTGTAGTCTTTCAGCTACTCATCACTCATTACTCATCACTGCTTTTTATTTGAAACAGGGCGTCGGTTGCTTCGCTGAATGTATAGCATGAGTTGCGGAGCTGCGGCATCCAGCGCAAGACCATCTGGCGTTTGCGGGCCGGGTCGTCTGCGACCTGGCGCAGCGCCGCTTCGGCTTCGGGCCGCTGCTTGGCGACGAGGTAATTCATCTGGAAGGCGCAGGCCGCCATGTTGGTCACCAGCGTGTGCAGGTGGTTGCAGCTCGCCGCGCCGCCGGTGATTTCTCCGGCGCGCTTGCGAAAGCCGCGCCCGATCCGCTCGCCGACGAAGCCTGCGAGCGCCACGACCGAGCCGGTGCAGATGCCCGGATAGGGCATGCGGGTCAGCTCGCCCGTCGCTTCGCGGATCGAGAAGTCAGGGAAGCCGACGACGAAACGCGCCCGCAGCGAATGCACGTTGTCGTCGAGCTGGCCGCGAATCTCGAAGCTCGCCGGATCGAGCCAGTCCATCTCAACATTGATTGATCTGGAAAAGGTCGCCATATTGAGGGGTGACAAGTGACGCGACCCGCAAGCGGGTGCCCCAAGTGACAAGAAGAATTGCGCATGCCAAGGTTTGCCAGGAAGCCGTGTCACCTCGTCTTGTCACTCTTCACTTGTCACTTGTCACTAACTTTTCAGTCTGCCGATTCGGATTGCGACTTGCGGCTGCTGATCTCGTCGCGCTTGGCTTCGATGGATTTCAGCAGCTTCTCGAATGGCTCGACGAACAGGCGGACGGCGTCGCGCAAGACTTCGTCGGTGACTTCCGCGAGGCTGATGCCGAAGCTTTGCAGCTCGGCGAGCCGCGCCCGCTCCTCGTCCAGATTGTCTTCGATAGTCACCCTGGCAACGCCGTGGTCGCGGAAGGCGGCGAGCGTCGCCGGCGGTATCGTGTCAACCGTTTCGGGGCCGATCAAGGATTCGACGTAATACACATCACTGTAGGCCGGGTTCTTCGTCGAGGTCGAGGCCCACAGCGGGCGCTGCACCTGCGCGCCGGCGGCTTTCAATTTGTCGAACCGCTCGCCGTGAAAGATGCGCTTGAAATCCTGATAAGCCATCTTGGCGTTGGCGATGGCAATGCGCCCCATTAGCGATTTAAGCGCCTGCTGGTCGCTGGCGCTGGCGGCCACCTTGATCGCTTCCTGCAAGCGCTTGTCCGTGGCGGTGTCGATGCGGCTGACGAAGAAGCTGGCGACCGAAGCGATGCCGCTGACCGGCTTGCCTTCATCGAGCCGGCGTTCGAGGCCGCGAATGTAGGCGCCCATGGTCGCCTCGTAGCTCGCGAGCGAGAACAACAGCGTGATGTTGATATTGATGCCCTCGTAGATGCACTGCTCGATGGCCGGTATGCCGGCTTCGGTGCCGGGAATCTTAATCATCACGTTCTTGCGACCGACGAGCTGCCACAGCCGGCGGGCTTCTTCAATCGTCGCCTGCGTGTCGTGGGCCAGCAGCGGCGAGCATTCAAGGCTGACGTAACCGTCCAGGGCACCCGTCTTTTCGTAGACCCGCAACAGCTCGTCGGCGGCTGATTGAATGTCGCGGATGGCGAGCGCCTCGTAGATATCTATGGGGCCGGCGTTTTCGGCCACCAGCTCGCGCAACTGATCTTCATAGAGGTCCGAGCCGCTGATGGCCTTCTCGAAGATGGCCGGGTTCGAGGTGACGCCGCGCAAATCGTCTTCGTCAATCAGACGGCGCAGCTCGCCCGAAGTGATGAGCTTACGCTCGATGTTGTCGTACCAGACGGACTGGCCGAGCTGA from Blastocatellia bacterium carries:
- a CDS encoding DUF1003 domain-containing protein, whose protein sequence is MTVSRHETAKKFLAREMELLSEHEREIVSRFIHRKGVVRNVEREFAEQLSVGDRVADRFAAVMGSWPFIILQSIILAIWVALNLTAYINHWDPYPFILLNLALSFQAAYAAPIIMMSQNRQAEKDRLQSKSDYEVNMKAEMEIMQLHEKFNDLRDHYWADLVLMQQRQIDMLERLVTELCKQESGRSS
- a CDS encoding MaoC/PaaZ C-terminal domain-containing protein, which translates into the protein MGKYFEDFTVGEEAVTAGRTITETDIVNFAGITGDWNEIHTNKELAERGPFKQRIAHGALIFSIATGLSVRMGQTADTIIAFYGLDRLRFVKPTFIGDTVRVRQKVEGKSERDERSGIVTMLNEVVNQRDEVVVSYTAKVLLKRRA
- a CDS encoding DUF2889 domain-containing protein; this encodes MDWLDPASFEIRGQLDDNVHSLRARFVVGFPDFSIREATGELTRMPYPGICTGSVVALAGFVGERIGRGFRKRAGEITGGAASCNHLHTLVTNMAACAFQMNYLVAKQRPEAEAALRQVADDPARKRQMVLRWMPQLRNSCYTFSEATDALFQIKSSDE
- the tal gene encoding transaldolase, whose translation is MSANPLEQLSQLGQSVWYDNIERKLITSGELRRLIDEDDLRGVTSNPAIFEKAISGSDLYEDQLRELVAENAGPIDIYEALAIRDIQSAADELLRVYEKTGALDGYVSLECSPLLAHDTQATIEEARRLWQLVGRKNVMIKIPGTEAGIPAIEQCIYEGININITLLFSLASYEATMGAYIRGLERRLDEGKPVSGIASVASFFVSRIDTATDKRLQEAIKVAASASDQQALKSLMGRIAIANAKMAYQDFKRIFHGERFDKLKAAGAQVQRPLWASTSTKNPAYSDVYYVESLIGPETVDTIPPATLAAFRDHGVARVTIEDNLDEERARLAELQSFGISLAEVTDEVLRDAVRLFVEPFEKLLKSIEAKRDEISSRKSQSESAD